The following are encoded together in the Gilvimarinus sp. DA14 genome:
- a CDS encoding DUF58 domain-containing protein, with the protein MKPTGNDATGSHDSRIYTDFVHLKGLQRRARKLNFLPRHNSKSILSGRHGSRMRGRGLSFEELRDYRVGDDIRTIDWRVTARTGKPHVRVYAEEKDRSALLIVDQRMSMFFGSTHNMKSVTASEAAALCAYGIFERGDRVGAVLFNDEQVHAYKPSKRARSLEQIVRALADCNLALNCDLPVSQPMHLNLPLKTAAECAGHDQLIIVISDFDEVDEQTEVYLGELCAHNDVVLVQVVDPMARELPADMQMVVSDGRLQMTLDTSQRQTHAKLQASFSERVEKIGHWRERMKLSVMELSTAEDTFMQMAEALAVRR; encoded by the coding sequence ATGAAGCCGACAGGGAATGACGCCACAGGCTCACACGATTCGCGCATCTACACCGACTTTGTGCACTTAAAGGGTTTGCAAAGACGGGCGCGCAAACTCAACTTTCTGCCCCGCCACAACAGTAAAAGCATTTTGTCCGGGCGCCATGGATCGCGGATGCGCGGGCGGGGATTAAGTTTTGAAGAGCTGCGCGATTATCGGGTCGGCGACGATATCCGTACCATAGACTGGCGCGTGACGGCACGCACGGGCAAACCCCATGTGCGTGTTTACGCCGAAGAAAAAGACCGCTCGGCCCTGCTGATTGTGGACCAGCGCATGAGTATGTTTTTTGGCTCGACCCACAATATGAAATCCGTCACCGCCAGCGAGGCCGCCGCGCTTTGCGCTTACGGCATTTTCGAGCGCGGTGATCGGGTGGGGGCGGTACTGTTTAACGACGAGCAGGTTCACGCCTATAAACCCAGCAAACGCGCCCGCTCGCTGGAGCAAATCGTGCGCGCACTGGCCGACTGTAATCTGGCCCTTAACTGCGACCTTCCGGTTTCCCAACCCATGCATTTAAACCTGCCGCTTAAAACGGCGGCAGAATGTGCCGGCCACGATCAGCTGATTATCGTGATCAGCGATTTTGACGAGGTGGATGAACAAACCGAGGTGTATCTGGGCGAGCTTTGCGCTCACAATGATGTGGTACTGGTGCAGGTAGTGGACCCCATGGCCCGCGAGCTGCCAGCGGACATGCAAATGGTGGTGAGCGACGGTCGCCTGCAAATGACCCTGGATACCAGCCAGCGTCAAACCCACGCCAAATTGCAGGCGAGCTTTAGCGAACGGGTAGAAAAAATCGGCCACTGGCGTGAGCGCATGAAATTATCGGTTATGGAGCTGAGCACCGCCGAAGATACCTTTATGCAAATGGCCGAGGCCCTGGCGGTGCGGAGATAA
- a CDS encoding MliC family protein, with protein MMKYWMVSGLLALLLGGCSPEQPQQTESAASTGLATAEEKTPSYGPESWKDIIPASCRHFFDGCNTCTRAPDAEVAACTRKACMTYKKPRCLDSETAAAEYQQTDYQCQGGESFKVFRGEYRAGDMRVKLEADEIWLSDTQTRTAHRMQKVPSASGEKYSDGSITFWAKGAEAIVQQDDKILYKACTPSAN; from the coding sequence ATGATGAAATATTGGATGGTCAGCGGCCTGCTGGCGCTATTGCTCGGTGGCTGCAGTCCGGAGCAACCGCAGCAGACAGAATCGGCTGCCAGCACGGGTCTGGCAACGGCCGAGGAAAAAACGCCAAGCTATGGGCCCGAGAGCTGGAAAGATATTATCCCTGCCTCATGCAGGCATTTTTTTGATGGTTGCAATACCTGCACTCGCGCCCCGGATGCAGAGGTGGCTGCCTGTACCCGCAAAGCCTGTATGACCTATAAAAAACCGCGCTGCCTGGACAGCGAAACCGCTGCGGCCGAATATCAGCAGACGGATTACCAGTGCCAGGGCGGCGAGTCGTTTAAAGTGTTTCGCGGTGAATATCGCGCCGGTGACATGCGGGTAAAACTGGAGGCGGATGAAATTTGGCTCTCGGATACGCAAACGCGCACCGCGCACCGAATGCAAAAAGTACCCAGCGCTTCGGGAGAGAAGTACAGTGACGGCAGTATTACATTTTGGGCTAAAGGGGCAGAGGCAATTGTGCAACAAGACGACAAAATTTTGTACAAAGCTTGTACTCCCAGTGCTAATTAG
- a CDS encoding DUF4381 domain-containing protein, which produces MSDGAMDNSDLEGLEIYQLFELMEPLEPAEPVSMIPQGPGWWVLLGVVLLVLTVMMGRHYYRRYQNRYRLYAIAEVQALSDDYSPLDISSILKRCLLSHTPRNEVASLTGDSWCEYLNARADHQVTFTNFYRLRDSDEFDPQALKQQAIYWLQNYKAVP; this is translated from the coding sequence ATGAGTGACGGGGCCATGGATAACAGTGATTTAGAAGGGCTGGAAATCTATCAGCTGTTCGAATTGATGGAACCGCTGGAGCCCGCCGAACCTGTCTCGATGATTCCTCAGGGACCGGGTTGGTGGGTTTTGCTGGGCGTTGTCTTACTGGTGTTGACTGTGATGATGGGGCGGCACTATTACCGCCGTTATCAAAACCGCTATCGCCTGTACGCCATTGCCGAGGTCCAGGCGCTGAGTGATGATTACAGCCCGCTCGATATCAGCTCGATTCTCAAGCGCTGCCTTTTGTCTCATACGCCGCGCAATGAAGTGGCGTCCCTCACAGGGGATTCATGGTGTGAGTATTTAAACGCTCGGGCCGATCATCAAGTGACCTTTACCAATTTCTATCGTTTGCGCGACAGCGACGAGTTTGATCCTCAGGCACTTAAGCAGCAGGCTATTTATTGGCTGCAAAACTACAAGGCGGTGCCATGA
- a CDS encoding MoxR family ATPase, whose translation MNTLEQVKALKTRIAASIIGQEEVVDRLLIGLLANGNLLIEGLPGLAKTRAIKALAKNMVSEFSRVQFTPDLLPSDITGSEVFHQTPAGGEFHFDPGPIFANIVLADEINRAPAKVQSALLEAMEERQITVNGKSHAMEPLFMVLATQNPVEQEGTYPLPEAQLDRFLMKVNIDYPSVEDEVKVIELVRGEEQQAQGTKPHSETECTEQEVIFAARREIAAVNVDPAMARYMADLVYATRTPEKYDAELAGWIEIGVSPRASISLDKCARTQAWLNGRADVLPEDVRAIAKDVMRHRLALSYQAQGAGLDADGVIDKIIELVALP comes from the coding sequence ATGAATACACTGGAACAAGTAAAAGCACTAAAAACCCGTATCGCCGCCAGTATTATTGGCCAGGAAGAAGTCGTTGACCGTTTGCTGATTGGCCTGCTGGCCAATGGCAACCTGCTGATCGAAGGTCTGCCGGGGCTCGCTAAAACCCGCGCGATTAAAGCTTTGGCAAAAAACATGGTGAGCGAGTTCAGCCGGGTGCAATTCACCCCCGATCTGCTGCCCTCGGATATCACCGGTTCCGAGGTCTTCCACCAAACTCCCGCTGGCGGCGAGTTTCACTTTGACCCCGGTCCCATTTTCGCCAACATTGTTTTGGCCGATGAAATTAACCGCGCCCCGGCCAAAGTCCAGTCAGCGCTTTTGGAAGCCATGGAAGAGCGGCAGATAACGGTTAATGGAAAAAGCCACGCCATGGAGCCGCTGTTTATGGTGCTGGCCACGCAAAACCCGGTGGAGCAAGAGGGTACCTACCCATTGCCCGAGGCGCAGCTGGACCGCTTTTTAATGAAGGTTAATATCGACTACCCGAGCGTTGAAGACGAAGTTAAAGTGATAGAGTTGGTGCGCGGCGAGGAGCAACAAGCCCAGGGTACCAAGCCCCACAGTGAAACCGAATGCACCGAGCAAGAAGTTATTTTTGCCGCCCGCCGGGAAATAGCGGCGGTTAACGTCGACCCCGCCATGGCCCGCTATATGGCCGACTTGGTCTACGCCACCCGCACCCCCGAAAAGTACGACGCCGAGCTTGCCGGTTGGATTGAAATTGGTGTTTCGCCGCGCGCTTCCATCTCACTGGATAAATGCGCCCGCACCCAGGCCTGGTTAAATGGCCGCGCCGATGTGCTCCCGGAAGATGTTCGCGCCATTGCCAAAGACGTCATGCGCCACCGTTTGGCCCTGAGTTATCAAGCTCAGGGGGCAGGGCTGGACGCCGACGGCGTGATCGACAAAATTATCGAGCTGGTCGCCTTACCTTAG
- a CDS encoding tetratricopeptide repeat protein codes for MALGRQKSPVHLGSRIIGLLAIWLGGLSGLSYAQDPVSECSDCHQQQVNDWQSSHHFHAMEPATVGTVLGNFNQQSLPYQGKIASFSQRGDKLFISMPGLDGKEQEFAVAYTFGYQPLQQYMFDAGKGKYQFFPFAWDSRPKDDGGQRWFVLHPEQTPSDEFHWSNMGQNWNQMCADCHSTDYRKGFDLESQSYNSTYSAVNVSCAACHGSAEKHLQWAAGDKSIADKGYSTYIGAKTALFRENDQGLMQAIAKIKPSQQVQVCARCHSRRAAFNDSSAPDDYHHTYQPALITAGLYHADGQIWDEDYVWGSFLQSKMHEAGVTCTNCHNPHSGQLKLPGNLVCTQCHTQETYENKKHHGHVLGTSGSACVDCHMPATTYMQIDPRRDHSFKVPRPDLTQSLDVPNACNGCHTDKTAKWSEAQIRQWHPDSEILGAEHFATAFYKGDTGAADAGQELTKIAQDPRYPDIIRASALHRMAATPGQNAVVAIVRAVRDQDPLKRQAAIEAASAYPAPDKWRMLNSLLDDAHLPIRVEAARSLARMLVQPPETALSEKDKARLNRGLEEYREVQLYQADRGFAHTNLGNLEQELGRAKNAEAHYRKAIEIEPIFMPAYVNLADLYRLRQNEEKAQQVLRQALQVNAEAASVHYSMAMSFIRQGDKQAALPELQAAANAPDTSANFIYTYGLLLQDLGRLNDAVVQLQKAYHLEPSNPDISYTLSQLYVKLQQYDRALFYAKKLNTLVPGNRQIQQMVRQLQQQQKD; via the coding sequence GTGGCGTTAGGAAGACAGAAGAGCCCGGTACATTTGGGCAGTAGAATCATTGGGCTGCTGGCAATCTGGTTGGGAGGATTAAGCGGGTTAAGTTACGCACAAGATCCAGTCTCAGAATGTTCAGATTGCCATCAACAGCAAGTTAATGATTGGCAGAGTTCGCATCATTTTCACGCCATGGAGCCCGCGACGGTGGGTACTGTACTTGGTAACTTTAACCAGCAGTCGCTGCCTTATCAGGGGAAAATTGCAAGCTTTTCCCAGCGCGGCGACAAGCTGTTTATCTCGATGCCGGGGCTGGACGGTAAAGAGCAGGAGTTTGCCGTTGCCTATACCTTCGGTTACCAGCCTCTGCAGCAATATATGTTTGATGCGGGCAAGGGTAAATATCAATTTTTCCCCTTCGCGTGGGACAGCCGCCCTAAAGATGACGGGGGCCAGCGCTGGTTTGTATTGCACCCTGAACAAACTCCAAGCGACGAGTTTCACTGGTCCAATATGGGGCAGAACTGGAACCAGATGTGTGCCGATTGCCACTCCACAGACTATCGCAAAGGCTTTGATTTAGAGAGTCAGTCCTATAATTCTACTTACTCGGCAGTCAACGTTTCCTGCGCTGCTTGTCATGGCAGTGCGGAAAAGCATTTACAGTGGGCGGCGGGGGATAAATCTATCGCTGATAAAGGCTACAGTACTTATATTGGTGCTAAAACTGCGCTGTTTCGTGAAAATGATCAGGGCTTAATGCAGGCCATTGCCAAAATTAAACCCAGCCAGCAAGTTCAGGTCTGTGCCCGTTGCCATTCGCGACGTGCAGCCTTTAATGACAGCTCGGCGCCAGATGATTATCACCATACTTATCAGCCTGCATTAATCACCGCAGGCTTGTATCACGCCGACGGGCAAATCTGGGATGAAGATTATGTCTGGGGCTCATTCTTGCAAAGCAAAATGCACGAGGCCGGTGTCACCTGTACCAACTGCCACAATCCGCATTCGGGGCAGCTTAAGCTGCCCGGTAATCTGGTATGCACCCAGTGTCATACACAGGAAACTTACGAGAACAAAAAGCACCACGGCCATGTGCTGGGCACGAGTGGCAGTGCTTGTGTGGACTGTCATATGCCCGCTACTACTTATATGCAGATTGATCCGCGCCGGGATCACAGCTTTAAAGTGCCCCGCCCGGATTTAACCCAAAGCCTTGATGTGCCTAACGCCTGTAACGGCTGCCACACCGATAAAACTGCAAAGTGGTCTGAGGCGCAAATTCGCCAGTGGCACCCGGACAGCGAAATATTGGGTGCTGAGCATTTTGCCACCGCCTTTTATAAGGGCGATACCGGCGCCGCTGACGCCGGGCAAGAACTGACTAAAATCGCCCAGGACCCGCGCTACCCGGATATTATTCGCGCTTCTGCTCTGCATCGAATGGCTGCCACCCCCGGACAAAACGCAGTGGTCGCTATTGTGCGCGCGGTGCGGGACCAAGACCCGTTAAAGCGTCAGGCAGCCATTGAGGCGGCATCGGCTTACCCTGCGCCAGATAAGTGGCGCATGCTCAATAGCTTGTTGGATGATGCACATCTGCCGATTCGCGTCGAGGCTGCACGCTCGTTAGCGCGTATGCTGGTGCAGCCACCCGAAACCGCACTGTCCGAAAAGGACAAGGCGCGACTTAACCGAGGGCTGGAAGAGTATCGTGAGGTTCAGTTGTACCAGGCCGACCGCGGCTTTGCGCATACCAATTTGGGTAATTTGGAGCAGGAGTTGGGGCGAGCGAAAAACGCTGAAGCACATTATCGCAAGGCGATAGAGATTGAACCCATTTTTATGCCGGCCTATGTCAACCTAGCTGACTTATATCGCCTGCGTCAGAATGAAGAAAAAGCGCAGCAAGTGTTACGACAAGCCTTGCAAGTAAACGCCGAAGCAGCCTCGGTGCATTACTCTATGGCGATGAGTTTTATCCGCCAGGGCGATAAACAGGCGGCATTGCCCGAGCTGCAGGCGGCGGCAAATGCGCCGGATACCAGCGCTAACTTTATTTACACTTACGGCCTGCTATTGCAAGATTTAGGGCGTTTAAATGACGCGGTAGTACAGTTGCAAAAAGCTTATCATTTGGAGCCAAGCAACCCGGATATCAGTTACACATTGTCGCAATTGTATGTAAAGCTACAGCAATACGACCGCGCATTGTTCTATGCTAAAAAGCTAAACACTCTGGTGCCAGGCAATCGGCAAATTCAGCAAATGGTGCGACAACTGCAACAGCAGCAAAAGGATTGA
- a CDS encoding diguanylate cyclase produces MINKVQYLTLHGLRLTRWPAAIVFLLAMLIASSMGQAAQNLAELDAEYLSSEKRLNLEQAESAAQWQSFNAAQMNQGISNRDYWIRFTLANSTERPQVRFLVSQTSYLDNLNVIYSAADGSLRSIELSDRQPFASRAIDHRTLVAPIELPARAQTQVYVQAYNQKPDSVTLGFRLFNEREFRQLQQRDYTALGIFYGALAILVIMSLVFAVMLRQLNALYYALFLLATALMWLPLNGLGFQWLWPKAVYWHNEGFHLSYLVFVFFALQFSKNFLQLAHLSPKLLRVFNAVQWVALVTAAIRLAGFYLPVLVLSFALLVVLGIIIPLASAVVWRRGLGYAFWSLLAWLLYAAGLITSIISAATQWLPWGMTPLLMVQTASMLESMFLMIGMATWLVSLELDRQKALSLANEDPLTGLGNRRCLQAAFEQSKSSPEQDTRPSYLIMIDLDYFKAINDTYGHDAGDQVLREVGQLLKRSCREEDVVTRYGGEEFAILLRAADQNRALAIAERIRQEFSATPTRYRHHEIAHTLCCGIAEVSNPQWQPSAQEMMRHADEALYQAKAAGRNQNHVYQPPGS; encoded by the coding sequence ATGATCAACAAAGTGCAATACTTAACACTTCACGGCCTTCGGCTAACCCGATGGCCAGCTGCAATTGTTTTCCTGCTGGCCATGCTAATAGCCAGCAGCATGGGGCAGGCGGCGCAGAACCTGGCCGAGCTCGATGCTGAGTATCTGAGCTCAGAAAAGCGACTGAATCTGGAGCAGGCCGAAAGCGCTGCGCAATGGCAAAGCTTTAACGCCGCTCAGATGAACCAGGGTATTAGCAACCGGGATTATTGGATCCGTTTTACCCTTGCCAACTCGACAGAGCGCCCGCAAGTGCGTTTTTTGGTAAGCCAAACCAGTTATTTGGATAACCTCAATGTAATCTATTCAGCGGCGGATGGTTCGCTTAGAAGTATCGAGCTATCGGACCGCCAGCCCTTTGCCTCCCGTGCAATTGATCACCGTACCCTGGTGGCGCCCATAGAGCTGCCCGCCAGAGCCCAGACTCAGGTATACGTGCAAGCCTATAACCAAAAGCCGGATTCGGTCACGCTGGGATTTCGCCTGTTCAATGAGCGCGAGTTTCGCCAGCTGCAGCAACGCGATTACACCGCCCTGGGGATATTCTACGGCGCACTGGCAATTTTAGTGATTATGTCTCTGGTGTTTGCCGTTATGCTGCGCCAGCTCAACGCGCTCTACTATGCGTTGTTTTTGCTCGCCACGGCACTGATGTGGCTGCCACTCAACGGTTTGGGATTTCAGTGGCTGTGGCCCAAGGCCGTCTACTGGCACAACGAGGGCTTTCACCTTAGCTACTTGGTATTTGTGTTTTTTGCGCTGCAATTCAGTAAAAACTTTCTCCAACTGGCGCACTTAAGCCCGAAGCTTTTACGGGTGTTCAACGCTGTGCAGTGGGTGGCGTTAGTAACCGCTGCCATACGCCTTGCGGGGTTTTACTTACCCGTGCTGGTGCTGTCGTTTGCGCTGCTGGTGGTGCTGGGTATTATTATTCCCCTGGCCAGTGCGGTGGTGTGGCGACGCGGCTTAGGCTATGCCTTTTGGAGCCTACTTGCCTGGCTGCTCTACGCCGCCGGGCTCATTACCAGCATAATCAGCGCCGCCACCCAGTGGTTACCCTGGGGCATGACACCCCTACTTATGGTGCAAACCGCCAGTATGCTGGAAAGCATGTTTTTAATGATCGGCATGGCCACCTGGCTGGTCAGCCTAGAGCTGGATAGGCAAAAGGCTCTGAGCCTGGCGAATGAAGATCCGCTCACCGGCCTCGGTAACCGGCGCTGCCTGCAGGCGGCATTTGAGCAGAGCAAGTCCAGCCCAGAGCAGGATACCCGTCCATCGTATTTGATTATGATCGATTTGGATTACTTTAAAGCTATCAATGACACCTATGGTCACGACGCCGGCGACCAGGTGCTGCGCGAGGTGGGACAACTGTTAAAACGCAGCTGTCGTGAAGAAGATGTGGTAACCCGCTACGGCGGCGAAGAGTTTGCCATTTTGTTGCGCGCGGCAGATCAAAACAGAGCACTTGCCATTGCCGAGAGAATTCGACAAGAATTTTCTGCCACGCCAACCCGCTATCGCCATCACGAAATTGCGCACACGTTATGCTGCGGCATCGCCGAGGTTTCCAACCCACAATGGCAACCCAGTGCCCAGGAGATGATGCGCCACGCCGACGAGGCCCTGTACCAGGCCAAAGCAGCCGGGCGCAATCAGAACCATGTCTACCAACCACCAGGCAGCTGA
- a CDS encoding VWA domain-containing protein — protein sequence MIVFKHLWLLALLPLPLLVYWLLPALRQRALAIRIPFFNLAAEVSGARVGAGSQVFGKPLWDIVAGLLIWGLLVLALAEPVKLGAPVQEKVISRDIMLAIDLSGSMDEQDFPDASGVKIQRLQAVKNVVSQYIRERSEDRIGLIVFGTRAYLQVPFTQDLASAEEILRESAVSIAGPHTAIGDAIGLAIKHFESSQVEDRVLILLTDGADTGSRMSPLNAAHIAAEDGVKIFTIGIGDENGEGQYRVDFDTLRKIAKITDAAFYSAQDADALSQVYAEIDQVAATTSEKPVQRSEQALLVYPLVAALGMFILSFFISFIRVLMLERNHV from the coding sequence ATGATTGTCTTTAAGCATCTGTGGCTGCTGGCACTTTTACCTTTGCCATTATTGGTGTACTGGCTTTTACCCGCGCTGCGCCAGCGCGCTCTGGCGATACGCATTCCGTTTTTTAATCTGGCCGCCGAGGTTTCCGGTGCGCGGGTAGGGGCGGGCAGCCAGGTGTTTGGTAAGCCTTTGTGGGATATTGTTGCGGGATTGCTGATCTGGGGCTTGCTGGTGTTGGCTTTGGCCGAACCGGTAAAGTTGGGGGCGCCTGTTCAGGAAAAAGTGATTAGCCGCGATATTATGCTCGCAATTGATTTATCCGGCTCCATGGATGAGCAGGATTTTCCCGATGCCAGCGGCGTAAAAATACAGCGTTTGCAGGCCGTCAAAAATGTGGTGTCGCAATACATACGCGAGCGCAGCGAAGATCGCATTGGGTTGATTGTGTTCGGTACCCGCGCCTATCTGCAGGTGCCCTTTACTCAGGATTTGGCCAGCGCAGAAGAAATTTTGCGCGAGTCGGCGGTTTCTATTGCCGGGCCACATACCGCCATTGGCGATGCTATTGGCTTGGCCATCAAACACTTTGAATCCTCCCAGGTAGAAGACCGGGTGTTAATTTTACTGACCGACGGCGCCGATACCGGCTCGCGAATGTCGCCCTTAAATGCTGCGCATATTGCCGCCGAAGACGGAGTGAAAATTTTCACCATCGGTATCGGTGACGAAAACGGTGAAGGCCAGTACCGGGTAGACTTTGACACCTTGCGCAAAATTGCCAAGATTACCGACGCGGCTTTCTATTCGGCCCAGGACGCTGATGCCCTGAGCCAGGTGTATGCCGAAATTGATCAGGTTGCCGCGACCACCAGCGAAAAACCTGTGCAACGCAGCGAGCAGGCATTACTCGTTTACCCACTGGTAGCGGCTCTGGGGATGTTCATTCTGTCGTTTTTCATCAGTTTTATTCGTGTGCTGATGCTGGAGCGCAATCATGTTTGA
- a CDS encoding arylsulfatase — protein MFTFKAQWKKLVALTALTLGASAATQAADKPNILVIWGDDIGVHNISAYNHGIMGYQTPNIDRIANEGAMFTDAYAQQSCTAGRASFILGQHPFRTGLLTIGMPGSDHGIPDWTPTIGDILKEQGYTTGQFGKNHLGDQDKHLPTNHGFDEFFGNLYHLNAEEEPEGYYYPKDPEFRKKFGPRGVLHSTADGKIEDTGPLTKKRMETADEEFLSAALDFIDRAVKQDKPFFVWMNTTRMHVWTHLKEESVGTTGIGLYPDGMVEHDKTVGVLLDKLDELNIADNTIVMYSTDNGAETISWPDGGTTPFHGEKGTTWEGGHRIPLVVRWPGVIEPNTKINDIISHEDWMPTFAAAAGEPDLVNKLKKGYRANGKKWKIHPDGYNFMPYFKGEAEAPRKEIFYFGATGELNAVRYQDWKVHFATLKGGINTATRETPAWPLVINLRADPYQKGALESEMYLKWYAENTMWIFVPIQMEVAKFLKTIPEYPFQPGSSLSMSNISYKTFEMKDAMQRLENLETTVPRN, from the coding sequence GTGTTTACATTTAAAGCACAGTGGAAGAAGCTAGTCGCTTTGACCGCACTCACCCTCGGCGCATCCGCCGCCACCCAAGCTGCCGACAAACCCAATATTCTGGTGATATGGGGCGATGATATCGGTGTTCACAATATTAGCGCTTACAACCACGGCATTATGGGTTACCAAACCCCGAATATTGACCGTATCGCCAACGAAGGCGCTATGTTTACCGATGCCTACGCGCAGCAGTCCTGTACTGCCGGGCGCGCATCATTCATCTTAGGTCAACACCCCTTCCGGACCGGTCTTTTAACCATCGGTATGCCAGGCTCGGATCACGGCATCCCAGATTGGACCCCCACCATCGGTGACATTCTGAAAGAACAGGGTTACACCACTGGTCAGTTTGGTAAAAACCACTTGGGTGATCAGGACAAGCACCTGCCCACCAATCACGGTTTTGATGAGTTCTTCGGCAACCTTTACCACCTGAACGCAGAAGAAGAGCCAGAAGGTTATTACTATCCTAAAGACCCAGAGTTCCGCAAAAAATTTGGCCCTCGCGGCGTACTGCATTCAACCGCCGATGGCAAAATTGAAGACACCGGCCCGCTGACCAAAAAGCGCATGGAAACTGCGGACGAAGAGTTTTTGTCAGCCGCTCTGGATTTTATTGATCGCGCGGTTAAACAAGACAAGCCTTTCTTTGTATGGATGAATACCACCCGCATGCATGTATGGACTCATCTGAAGGAAGAGTCTGTGGGCACCACCGGCATTGGCCTTTACCCTGACGGTATGGTTGAGCACGACAAAACCGTTGGTGTACTACTGGACAAACTGGATGAGTTGAACATTGCCGATAATACTATCGTAATGTACTCCACTGATAATGGTGCCGAAACCATCAGCTGGCCCGACGGCGGTACCACCCCGTTCCACGGTGAGAAAGGCACCACCTGGGAAGGCGGCCACCGTATTCCTCTAGTTGTTCGCTGGCCTGGTGTGATTGAGCCCAACACCAAGATCAACGACATCATCTCTCACGAAGACTGGATGCCTACCTTCGCCGCCGCCGCAGGCGAGCCCGACTTGGTCAACAAGCTGAAGAAAGGCTACCGCGCCAACGGCAAAAAGTGGAAGATTCATCCCGATGGCTACAACTTCATGCCTTATTTTAAAGGTGAAGCCGAAGCGCCTCGCAAAGAGATTTTTTACTTTGGCGCTACTGGCGAGCTGAACGCTGTACGTTACCAGGATTGGAAAGTGCACTTCGCGACGTTGAAAGGTGGTATCAACACCGCCACTCGTGAAACGCCCGCCTGGCCACTGGTTATTAATCTGCGTGCCGATCCTTATCAAAAAGGAGCTTTGGAGTCCGAAATGTACCTGAAGTGGTATGCGGAAAACACCATGTGGATTTTTGTACCCATTCAGATGGAAGTAGCTAAATTTCTGAAAACCATTCCTGAGTACCCCTTCCAGCCGGGTTCAAGCCTCAGCATGAGTAATATCAGCTACAAAACTTTCGAGATGAAAGACGCCATGCAGCGCCTGGAAAACCTGGAAACCACAGTACCTCGTAACTGA
- a CDS encoding AraC family transcriptional regulator, giving the protein MEAYIFNFHDVVLFMTIIECIMLALFQWALPTGRHLSSTMLISFLLSTSIHSGCVLLLWNDMVHTTDFFDLKVIPYLLMLATLLKGPALYFYVASLTEQEFKLKRVHLLHLAPLAISWLLLLAFGLDSDAMRWRSEGQTDTATAVVNFLWHSSKVIPFIYGLASVYLVRHYYQSLKDQYSSISSSEPGWLSVLTIGFLLSWAFSLFVHISAQFVSEQMSNYLGISENYVIFVLINGLFAYSAAYAHRVLTTKPIASKEVLPEQPDDSAIDKVRKGMEVEQLYLEQNLNIEEFSNRIDLPVRDVSGVINKHFGTNFFEFMNSYRVEEAKRLLADPAHSNMTILDILLQAGFNSKSAFHRFFKRLVGMSPSEYRKQQTQKKSA; this is encoded by the coding sequence ATGGAAGCATATATATTCAATTTTCACGATGTCGTGCTGTTTATGACGATCATCGAATGCATTATGTTGGCGCTGTTTCAGTGGGCGCTCCCCACCGGCCGCCACCTATCCAGCACTATGCTGATCAGCTTTTTGCTATCCACCAGTATTCACAGTGGGTGCGTGCTGCTGCTGTGGAACGATATGGTCCACACCACGGACTTTTTTGACCTGAAAGTTATTCCCTATTTGTTAATGCTAGCCACTTTGCTCAAGGGGCCAGCGCTGTACTTTTACGTTGCCTCGCTCACCGAGCAAGAATTTAAGCTCAAGCGCGTACACCTGCTGCACTTAGCACCGCTGGCCATTAGCTGGCTGTTGTTACTGGCGTTTGGCTTAGACAGCGATGCCATGCGCTGGCGCAGCGAGGGCCAGACGGATACCGCCACCGCGGTGGTCAACTTTCTCTGGCACAGCTCTAAGGTCATCCCCTTTATTTACGGCCTAGCTTCCGTCTACTTGGTGCGCCACTATTACCAGTCACTGAAAGATCAATACTCATCCATTTCCAGTAGTGAGCCGGGCTGGCTTAGCGTACTAACGATTGGTTTTTTGCTCAGCTGGGCATTTTCGCTGTTTGTTCATATCAGCGCGCAGTTCGTCTCAGAGCAAATGTCGAACTACTTAGGCATATCCGAAAACTACGTTATCTTTGTGCTGATTAACGGACTTTTCGCCTACAGCGCCGCCTATGCCCATCGGGTACTGACCACCAAGCCGATCGCCAGTAAAGAGGTCCTACCGGAGCAACCCGACGACAGCGCGATTGATAAAGTCCGCAAAGGCATGGAGGTAGAGCAGTTATACCTGGAGCAGAACCTGAATATTGAAGAGTTCTCCAACCGCATCGACTTGCCGGTGCGCGACGTCTCGGGAGTGATTAATAAGCACTTTGGCACCAACTTCTTTGAGTTTATGAACTCTTACCGGGTGGAGGAAGCCAAGCGCCTGCTCGCCGACCCTGCCCATAGCAATATGACTATTCTGGATATTCTGCTGCAGGCCGGGTTTAACAGTAAGTCTGCGTTCCATCGCTTCTTTAAACGCTTAGTGGGCATGTCGCCATCGGAATATCGCAAGCAGCAGACTCAGAAAAAAAGCGCCTGA